One window of the Chitinophaga niabensis genome contains the following:
- a CDS encoding SusC/RagA family TonB-linked outer membrane protein: protein MRFTSVLLLAICLHVSANTFSQSVTFSGKAVPMEKVFAAIKKQTGFVVWGKSDLLKQAGAVSASVQNMPLTSFLELILKDQPLNYKIADKTIMLYSKPGGTVTTPVAEPVRGHVSDSAGVSLIGASVYVMGSNQSVATDTEGNFTLNVNAGDKLRISFLGYRTKEVVVTTAMLRSGSIGNLTLSVISSTLTELNVTANTGYQSLPKERATGSFSVITEKTLGARMETSLMDRLEGTVPGLFIQNGNATIRGLSTLYGNQAPLYVVDGFPYEGDLNYINPADVVNVTVMKDAAAASIYGTRAANGVISITTRYGSSRKLTVNFSSTMFYTAKPDMGYMKYLNSAEMVDLQKELFNTWHRSYNDLLRREGKNPVLEALYEHEQGRLTQTELDNTLNNLRNADGYGQIKDLFMRDEIRQRHSFSASGGNEIHQYNIFMNYTGNRTYALRTSNENINVGMRDKVKVFDWLDAEIGVSTNVSTGKFLRESPESFLKRRMPYETLKNPDGSLTSFTMLKSPYEIERLKSLGLLDETFNPLEDMNNSDLSYNSNYFRLQGGFTIKILKGLTLDLKLQTERRNTYNKEYYNPNSYYAKTMINDATEYYRPDSIVKNVPDGGQIFEVRGNSKSYTARAQLNFDRQIHGVHHISALAGMERRAVAYSSTSVFKMGYNDNNLQYTPVDEIALGNLKGTEALGSTFSLRFNNYNYFTYGEDRYISAYGNVGYTYKGKYNLTGSVRVDNSNLFGTDPRYRYLPLWSVGASWRVSEEDFIKDVSWIDNLSVRATYGLGGNVARTVGPYLQATSTFFSEANAPATSILYPPNKSLRWEKTATTNIGVDFVVLNNRISGSIDYYIRKSTDLLGEKAVDPTNAFPVALINYGSLNNKGIELALNTVNVSKKNFSWGTTLVLSFNKNKMTEINTRDLNIYGLTGGYGVNRIGYPMDAVFSFRSAGLDPTNGSMMVYDADGKVVKNYDQTGAIVANMTDINGLVYSGTLRPKYTMGLTNSFTYRQFTLNIMLIGNGGHVIRDVVPSVGYLFPYTNTDRRVLNYWRKPGDEKIPGMLPAPDLKGTGSNYYTLTWYASDQNVLKADYIKVRDISLAYNLTPALARFKKFSAVKLTLQVQNPFHWYANSAGIDPEAYEFASQYANRTLPVMATYMAGLDITF from the coding sequence ATGAGATTTACCAGTGTTCTCCTTCTCGCCATTTGTTTACATGTTTCAGCTAACACTTTTTCGCAATCCGTTACTTTTTCCGGTAAGGCCGTTCCCATGGAAAAGGTTTTTGCGGCTATTAAAAAGCAAACGGGTTTTGTGGTATGGGGGAAATCGGACCTCCTGAAACAGGCAGGTGCGGTATCCGCTTCAGTACAAAATATGCCGCTGACCAGCTTCCTTGAACTGATCCTGAAAGATCAGCCGCTTAATTATAAAATAGCGGACAAAACCATTATGCTGTATAGCAAACCCGGGGGTACTGTAACAACACCTGTGGCAGAACCTGTAAGAGGGCATGTGTCTGACAGTGCAGGCGTTTCCCTGATAGGCGCTTCGGTATATGTTATGGGCAGCAATCAGTCAGTTGCTACAGATACAGAAGGAAACTTTACCCTGAATGTAAACGCAGGAGATAAACTTCGTATCAGCTTTTTAGGATATAGAACAAAAGAAGTAGTGGTGACCACTGCCATGCTTAGAAGCGGCAGCATTGGTAACCTTACATTGTCCGTTATCTCTTCTACCTTAACAGAATTAAATGTAACTGCTAACACAGGATATCAGTCCCTTCCAAAGGAACGGGCAACAGGATCGTTCAGCGTAATTACGGAAAAAACACTCGGCGCCAGGATGGAAACCAGCCTTATGGATCGCCTTGAAGGTACAGTGCCCGGCCTCTTTATACAGAATGGCAATGCAACCATCCGTGGGCTTTCCACACTTTATGGTAACCAGGCACCGCTGTATGTAGTAGATGGTTTCCCTTACGAAGGAGACCTGAATTACATTAACCCTGCGGATGTGGTGAATGTAACAGTGATGAAAGATGCGGCTGCAGCCTCTATTTATGGTACCAGGGCAGCGAATGGTGTGATCTCTATTACCACCCGTTATGGCAGCAGCAGGAAACTGACGGTGAACTTCAGCAGTACGATGTTTTACACTGCCAAACCTGATATGGGTTACATGAAATATCTCAATTCAGCCGAGATGGTGGACCTCCAGAAGGAACTTTTCAATACCTGGCACCGCTCTTACAATGATCTTCTCAGGCGCGAAGGTAAAAACCCGGTATTGGAAGCGCTTTATGAGCATGAGCAGGGCCGGCTCACGCAAACCGAACTGGACAATACACTCAATAATTTAAGGAATGCAGACGGCTATGGTCAGATTAAAGACCTGTTCATGCGTGATGAGATCAGGCAGCGCCACAGCTTTTCTGCCAGCGGCGGTAACGAGATCCATCAGTATAACATCTTCATGAACTATACTGGTAACAGAACGTATGCCTTACGCACCAGTAATGAAAATATTAACGTGGGCATGAGAGATAAAGTGAAAGTGTTTGACTGGCTGGATGCTGAAATAGGAGTTAGTACCAATGTGAGTACCGGGAAATTCCTTCGAGAAAGCCCTGAAAGTTTTCTCAAAAGAAGAATGCCCTATGAAACACTGAAAAACCCCGATGGCAGCCTTACATCATTCACCATGCTAAAATCACCTTATGAGATAGAGCGCCTGAAGAGCCTTGGTCTGCTGGATGAAACATTTAATCCCCTGGAAGACATGAATAATTCTGATCTTTCCTACAATTCAAATTACTTCAGACTACAGGGAGGTTTCACCATTAAAATACTCAAAGGCCTTACGCTGGACCTGAAACTTCAGACAGAGCGCCGTAACACCTACAACAAAGAATATTACAATCCGAATTCCTACTACGCGAAGACGATGATCAATGATGCTACGGAGTATTACCGTCCTGATTCAATCGTGAAAAATGTACCGGATGGCGGACAGATCTTTGAAGTAAGGGGTAACTCTAAATCCTATACAGCCCGTGCGCAGCTTAACTTCGACAGGCAGATCCATGGCGTACATCACATCTCTGCATTAGCCGGTATGGAACGCAGAGCAGTAGCCTATTCGTCTACTTCCGTGTTTAAAATGGGATACAACGATAATAACCTTCAATATACACCGGTAGATGAAATCGCTCTCGGTAATCTGAAAGGAACGGAAGCGCTGGGCAGCACTTTCTCCCTGAGATTTAATAACTATAACTATTTCACTTACGGAGAGGACAGGTATATTTCAGCATATGGTAATGTTGGTTATACCTATAAAGGAAAATATAATCTTACAGGAAGTGTACGTGTAGACAACTCTAACCTCTTTGGTACCGATCCCCGTTACCGGTATCTGCCCTTATGGTCAGTTGGCGCCAGCTGGAGAGTATCCGAAGAAGATTTCATCAAGGATGTTAGCTGGATAGATAACCTGAGTGTGCGCGCTACTTATGGGCTCGGCGGAAACGTGGCCAGAACAGTAGGGCCATACCTGCAGGCAACTTCTACTTTCTTCTCAGAAGCCAATGCTCCCGCTACCAGCATTCTTTATCCGCCTAATAAATCATTGAGGTGGGAGAAAACGGCCACTACCAATATCGGTGTGGACTTTGTGGTGCTGAACAACAGGATCTCCGGATCAATAGATTATTATATCCGTAAGTCCACCGACTTGTTAGGTGAAAAAGCTGTTGACCCTACGAATGCATTTCCTGTTGCGTTAATCAATTACGGCAGCTTAAATAACAAGGGTATTGAGCTGGCGCTTAACACGGTGAATGTTAGTAAGAAAAACTTCTCCTGGGGTACCACACTGGTGTTAAGTTTCAATAAGAACAAGATGACGGAGATAAATACCCGGGACCTGAATATTTATGGTCTTACAGGTGGTTATGGTGTAAACCGCATAGGTTATCCTATGGATGCAGTATTCAGTTTCAGGTCCGCAGGGCTTGATCCCACCAACGGTTCTATGATGGTATATGATGCAGATGGGAAAGTAGTAAAGAACTATGATCAGACCGGTGCCATTGTAGCTAATATGACAGATATTAATGGCCTGGTATATAGCGGCACACTGCGCCCTAAATATACGATGGGGCTGACCAATAGTTTTACCTACCGCCAGTTCACCCTCAATATTATGCTCATCGGAAATGGGGGCCATGTGATCAGAGATGTGGTGCCGTCTGTAGGTTATCTTTTCCCCTATACAAATACAGACAGAAGAGTGTTGAACTACTGGCGTAAACCGGGAGATGAAAAGATCCCGGGAATGTTGCCGGCACCAGATCTGAAAGGTACCGGAAGCAACTATTATACACTCACATGGTATGCATCAGATCAGAATGTGCTCAAGGCGGATTATATCAAAGTAAGGGATATCTCCCTGGCTTATAATTTAACGCCTGCATTGGCCCGTTTTAAAAAGTTCTCAGCAGTTAAATTAACGTTGCAGGTGCAGAATCCTTTCCACTGGTATGCCAACTCTGCCGGAATTGATCCGGAAGCTTATGAGTTCGCCAGCCAGTATGCTAACAGAACTTTACCGGTAATGGCTACTTATATGGCGGGACTTGATATCACTTTTTAA
- a CDS encoding alpha/beta hydrolase-fold protein — protein MQKTILTMLLLLSCVVLFAQELHISRTIPSRYFGTDRKLLISLPEGYYDSSSLKKRYQVAYVFDAQNDYFFRYAASLIQNLNFSGSFEPTIIVGIRSTNRRFEFTPKLLSDGPYKSWTKTGGADSLLPHLESEVFPYITQQFRTSPVRIGLGHSLGATFLTWCLTSGRRMFDAHIMISPNYEYDNEQLISRIKGTPASHNTFVYLARGKDDSYETRFAPGIEKAVPLYREKLELQYEVLDVNNHGNTYLTGFINGLTAYHRSIYGKAENTIKRFTALAENYGYKLNADQINMISYNYFMRPGTWQEAVKIFDWGLKWYPEDINLYDSMSEAYENAGNKAEAIKYCQKGLQQLEEQKVKTGQANEGQKKYIEGRLAKLKG, from the coding sequence ATGCAAAAAACAATACTGACCATGCTGTTACTGTTATCCTGTGTTGTTCTCTTCGCACAGGAATTACATATTTCCCGGACCATTCCTTCCCGATATTTTGGAACAGACCGGAAGCTCCTGATCTCGCTGCCGGAAGGTTATTATGATTCCAGCAGTTTAAAAAAGCGATACCAGGTAGCCTATGTATTCGATGCACAAAATGATTATTTCTTCCGCTATGCGGCCTCGCTGATACAAAATTTAAATTTCTCCGGCAGTTTTGAACCGACCATTATTGTTGGCATCCGGTCAACAAACAGGCGTTTTGAATTCACGCCCAAACTACTTTCAGACGGGCCTTATAAAAGCTGGACGAAGACCGGAGGAGCAGACTCCCTGTTACCGCATCTTGAATCAGAGGTGTTCCCATATATAACACAACAATTCAGAACATCACCCGTAAGGATAGGACTGGGGCATTCCCTGGGAGCCACTTTCCTCACCTGGTGCCTGACGAGTGGCAGGAGAATGTTTGATGCACATATAATGATCTCCCCGAATTACGAATACGACAATGAACAGCTGATAAGCAGGATTAAAGGAACGCCTGCCAGCCATAACACCTTTGTATATCTTGCCAGGGGGAAAGACGATAGTTATGAAACACGTTTTGCGCCGGGTATTGAAAAAGCAGTTCCCTTATACCGTGAAAAACTGGAGCTGCAGTATGAAGTGCTGGATGTAAACAATCATGGGAATACTTACCTCACCGGGTTCATCAACGGACTGACTGCTTATCATCGTTCTATTTACGGGAAGGCAGAGAACACCATCAAACGTTTTACCGCGCTCGCAGAAAATTACGGGTATAAGCTGAATGCAGACCAGATCAACATGATATCCTATAACTATTTTATGCGGCCGGGCACCTGGCAGGAAGCTGTGAAGATCTTTGACTGGGGTTTAAAGTGGTATCCTGAGGATATAAACCTGTATGATAGTATGAGTGAAGCATATGAAAATGCAGGAAACAAAGCGGAAGCGATAAAGTATTGCCAGAAGGGGCTGCAGCAACTGGAAGAGCAGAAGGTTAAAACCGGCCAGGCTAATGAAGGGCAGAAGAAATATATAGAAGGAAGACTGGCTAAACTTAAAGGTTAG
- a CDS encoding helix-turn-helix domain-containing protein has protein sequence MKIETFYPRHAILREHIEYYYFLRTYARDFKTAYYSFPNTLQSFNIHKNASCEIGNNSTHVYGVPEKKYLMIAQGKYESPLQVLLEGKLDKVTINFKPLGLNHFIRRPLAAVTPEHSQSFHEWDQYAETPAFLQAFFHANDNETRVDLLEDYLLRYYQPLDNEALLLKAIHSLMDFSTELPVQEIAESLSVSVRSFNRLFYNNMSITPVSFRKIARFRHSLKNRLFNEQFKNLTDIGYESNFYDQAYFVKMYKKITGSNPGKFFKSVEKLADDHLIFQFLKE, from the coding sequence ATGAAAATAGAAACTTTCTATCCGAGACATGCTATCCTCAGGGAGCACATTGAATATTACTATTTCCTCAGGACCTATGCCCGGGATTTTAAGACCGCTTACTATTCCTTCCCCAATACTTTACAATCCTTCAATATCCATAAGAATGCCAGTTGTGAGATCGGTAATAATTCCACCCACGTATACGGTGTGCCGGAAAAGAAGTACCTGATGATTGCACAGGGAAAATATGAATCACCGCTGCAGGTATTGCTGGAAGGTAAACTGGATAAAGTGACCATCAATTTCAAACCACTCGGCCTCAATCATTTTATCAGGAGGCCCCTTGCTGCTGTAACGCCTGAACACTCTCAATCTTTCCATGAATGGGATCAATATGCGGAAACACCGGCATTCCTGCAGGCATTCTTCCATGCCAATGATAATGAAACCAGGGTGGACCTGCTGGAAGACTATCTGCTTAGGTATTACCAACCATTAGATAATGAGGCACTGCTTCTAAAAGCTATCCATAGTTTAATGGATTTTAGCACAGAACTACCCGTGCAGGAAATCGCGGAAAGCCTTTCTGTGAGCGTTCGTTCATTCAACCGGCTATTCTATAATAACATGAGTATCACACCAGTGTCTTTCAGGAAGATTGCGCGTTTCCGGCATTCTTTAAAAAACCGCCTGTTCAACGAGCAATTTAAGAACCTGACAGATATCGGCTACGAGAGCAACTTCTACGATCAGGCTTATTTTGTGAAGATGTACAAGAAAATTACAGGCTCCAATCCCGGTAAATTCTTTAAGTCGGTAGAAAAGCTGGCGGATGATCACCTGATCTTTCAATTCCTGAAAGAATAG
- a CDS encoding RNA polymerase sigma factor has translation MNDGHFIDGPDLYKRVAAGDESAFRGLFEIYAPRLLAMAARITGSAAVADDLVQDTFLKIWIARDQLTEVTQPGAWIKKICFFQAVNYVRRQNIHDKVMDAVGQEENYLGEMVEFRQLLDLVNQAVQQLPEKQQQIYRLSREQGLSINEIAAHMGLAISTVKNLLVMALKNIRTSLQKADYLPFLAILIDIFI, from the coding sequence TTGAACGACGGACATTTTATAGATGGCCCCGATCTTTATAAACGGGTTGCAGCTGGTGATGAATCTGCATTCAGGGGCCTTTTCGAGATCTATGCACCACGCCTGCTGGCCATGGCAGCACGTATTACAGGATCTGCAGCAGTGGCAGATGACCTGGTACAGGATACCTTTCTTAAAATATGGATAGCACGCGACCAGCTGACGGAAGTTACACAACCTGGCGCCTGGATTAAAAAGATCTGCTTTTTTCAGGCAGTAAATTATGTCCGCCGTCAGAACATCCACGATAAAGTGATGGATGCAGTGGGGCAGGAAGAAAACTACCTGGGAGAAATGGTAGAATTCCGGCAACTGCTGGACCTCGTAAACCAGGCCGTGCAGCAATTACCTGAAAAGCAACAACAGATCTACCGTTTAAGCCGTGAACAGGGGCTTAGCATCAATGAAATCGCAGCACATATGGGGCTGGCCATCAGTACGGTAAAGAACCTGCTGGTCATGGCATTGAAAAACATCCGCACCTCTCTGCAAAAGGCTGATTACCTGCCATTCCTCGCCATTTTGATAGATATATTCATCTGA
- a CDS encoding VOC family protein, whose protein sequence is MGLLNFISPNFIVSNLQESVSFYVEKLGFEVWHLVPEEAPFFAMIGRENISIMMKEIGPDAAPIPNSGHHPWANWDAYINTSDPDQLYEEFRSRGVTFRQPLKVNDDGILGFEVTDTNGYVLFFGKPNL, encoded by the coding sequence ATGGGTCTTTTAAACTTCATATCACCTAATTTCATCGTTTCCAATCTACAGGAATCGGTATCATTTTATGTAGAGAAGCTGGGGTTTGAAGTATGGCACTTAGTGCCGGAAGAGGCGCCTTTTTTTGCCATGATCGGACGGGAGAATATTTCTATTATGATGAAGGAGATAGGTCCTGATGCAGCACCTATCCCCAACTCAGGTCATCATCCATGGGCAAACTGGGATGCATATATCAATACATCAGACCCGGATCAGTTGTATGAAGAATTCCGTTCAAGAGGTGTAACATTCCGTCAGCCCCTTAAAGTTAATGATGATGGTATACTGGGTTTTGAAGTAACAGATACCAACGGGTATGTTTTATTTTTCGGAAAACCTAACCTTTAA
- a CDS encoding FecR family protein gives MEQNHRLAYLLERLAAHTATKEELDELTSLVDQDESGISMDAVESWLEVNQPQARPAFDRQHWMQVADQILQSDKLSGDPLAKPATRIHHLHRWGWAAAVVVLFGLGAWFFSQNHPAKPDAVITGNAPLDVDPGKNGAILTLADGSEMVLDSAGNGIITRQNGTTVVLKSDGLQYAPGERSTGEIAYNTISTSKGRQFKVVLPDGSKVWLNAASTLKFPVAFEGKERGVELSGEAYFEVAKNAEQPFKVKVPGKIDIEVLGTAFNVNAYTNEKHSYTTLVAGSVSVSHTSKTAGRIVLKPGDQLQAGDAGMALVQQANVDKAVAWKNGLFNFEGVGLREMMRQLERWYNLEVVYEGNVPDVVFFGEMSRTLKLSDVLSGLERADVHFRLEEGHKLIVMP, from the coding sequence ATGGAACAAAACCACCGATTAGCCTATTTACTGGAGCGCCTGGCAGCACATACTGCTACTAAGGAAGAACTGGATGAACTAACAAGTTTAGTTGACCAGGACGAATCCGGCATTTCCATGGATGCCGTGGAGAGCTGGCTGGAAGTAAACCAGCCGCAGGCACGGCCTGCTTTCGACCGGCAACACTGGATGCAGGTGGCGGATCAGATCCTGCAATCGGATAAGTTATCCGGTGATCCGCTTGCCAAACCGGCAACCCGTATTCATCACCTGCACAGATGGGGATGGGCGGCTGCAGTGGTAGTTTTATTTGGCCTGGGCGCCTGGTTTTTCAGCCAAAATCATCCCGCAAAACCGGATGCCGTTATCACCGGGAATGCACCACTGGATGTTGATCCCGGGAAAAACGGGGCCATCCTTACATTAGCCGATGGTTCTGAAATGGTACTGGACAGTGCCGGCAATGGGATCATCACCCGCCAGAACGGAACCACTGTGGTATTAAAAAGTGACGGATTACAATACGCACCCGGAGAACGTAGTACCGGAGAAATAGCATACAATACAATAAGTACCTCCAAAGGACGGCAATTCAAAGTGGTCCTGCCAGACGGCAGCAAAGTATGGCTTAACGCCGCGAGTACGCTGAAATTCCCCGTTGCTTTCGAAGGAAAGGAAAGGGGAGTGGAGCTCTCCGGCGAAGCCTATTTTGAAGTGGCAAAAAATGCAGAACAGCCATTTAAGGTAAAGGTGCCGGGAAAAATAGATATAGAAGTACTGGGTACAGCCTTCAACGTAAATGCCTATACAAATGAAAAGCATAGCTATACCACACTGGTAGCAGGGTCTGTAAGCGTATCCCATACCAGCAAAACCGCTGGCCGAATTGTATTAAAACCAGGAGATCAGCTGCAGGCAGGAGACGCAGGCATGGCATTAGTGCAACAGGCAAATGTAGACAAGGCTGTTGCCTGGAAAAACGGGCTTTTCAATTTCGAAGGGGTAGGCCTGAGAGAAATGATGCGCCAGCTGGAACGCTGGTACAACCTGGAAGTTGTATATGAAGGAAATGTACCGGATGTGGTGTTCTTTGGGGAGATGAGCAGAACGCTGAAACTCTCTGATGTATTATCAGGGCTGGAACGCGCTGACGTGCATTTCCGCCTGGAAGAAGGGCACAAACTCATAGTAATGCCTTAA
- a CDS encoding RagB/SusD family nutrient uptake outer membrane protein, which yields MKKLSLYIITSALILSGCTKFLDIKPKDKFIPITVTDFENMLNSGTIVNFGDQYWDLLSDDAFLPEGEPGNLYTKQQLWGRKIYTFNTSPYEQGANDYLWSEGYKRIFYFNTIINNIMDATEGSEATKKSVRAEAYLGRAMEHLQLVNVYAHHYDAATAATQPGVPIALIADINAKFVRNTVKEVYDQILSDANAAIADLPVKNKLTKFRASKAGGYALLARVYLFMGDYANARKNADLALSLQSELVNMNGYKITKPGPFPNVPGAPVGWTDIPDGQLNKETIVARHFLRPFGLGQDVCASPELTALFSDNDKRWTLYYANGWPPAPPFNYMTRYQVKIYLRGDFYSNFLNVPELYLIRAECLARENNMTDALADINKLRSNRIVPAAYVAFSPADFGNDAERVLRFVLEERRRELAFTGMRVIDLKRLNKETRFQKTIKHTAEGKVYELLPGSNSYLRQLWPNATVFNPDWPLNPS from the coding sequence ATGAAAAAATTATCACTGTATATCATCACCAGCGCATTGATATTATCCGGTTGCACAAAGTTCCTGGATATTAAACCAAAAGATAAATTCATCCCTATTACAGTAACGGACTTTGAGAACATGCTCAATTCCGGTACTATCGTGAACTTCGGTGATCAATACTGGGATCTCTTGTCTGACGATGCATTCCTGCCGGAAGGTGAGCCAGGCAACCTGTATACCAAGCAACAATTATGGGGCAGGAAGATCTATACCTTCAATACTTCTCCTTACGAACAGGGAGCCAATGATTATTTATGGAGCGAAGGGTATAAAAGGATCTTCTATTTCAATACTATCATCAACAATATCATGGACGCAACGGAAGGCTCAGAAGCCACTAAGAAAAGCGTTCGTGCAGAAGCCTACCTGGGGCGTGCTATGGAACACCTGCAACTGGTGAATGTATATGCGCATCATTATGATGCTGCTACCGCTGCCACACAACCCGGCGTACCCATTGCATTGATTGCGGATATCAATGCAAAGTTTGTGAGGAATACCGTAAAAGAAGTATACGATCAGATCCTGAGCGATGCCAATGCCGCAATTGCTGATCTGCCGGTAAAAAATAAACTCACAAAGTTCAGGGCAAGTAAAGCAGGCGGATATGCATTGCTGGCCAGGGTGTATCTCTTTATGGGAGACTATGCCAATGCCCGCAAAAATGCAGACCTCGCACTCTCCCTGCAAAGTGAACTGGTGAACATGAATGGATATAAGATCACTAAACCAGGTCCATTCCCTAATGTACCAGGAGCACCGGTAGGCTGGACGGATATTCCTGACGGACAGCTCAATAAAGAAACCATCGTGGCCCGGCATTTCCTCCGGCCCTTCGGACTCGGACAGGATGTATGCGCTTCACCGGAACTGACAGCACTCTTTTCAGACAATGATAAACGCTGGACCTTGTATTATGCCAACGGATGGCCTCCTGCGCCTCCGTTCAATTATATGACCAGGTACCAGGTGAAGATCTACCTGCGTGGAGATTTTTACAGCAACTTCCTCAACGTACCTGAATTGTACCTGATCCGCGCAGAATGCCTGGCCAGGGAAAATAACATGACGGATGCACTCGCGGATATCAATAAGTTAAGATCGAACAGGATTGTACCTGCAGCTTATGTAGCGTTTTCACCTGCAGACTTTGGTAATGATGCTGAAAGAGTATTGCGCTTTGTACTGGAAGAAAGAAGGAGGGAACTGGCATTCACCGGTATGCGTGTAATAGATCTGAAACGCCTGAACAAAGAAACCCGCTTCCAGAAAACAATCAAACATACAGCCGAAGGCAAAGTGTATGAATTACTGCCTGGCAGCAATAGTTATTTACGCCAGTTGTGGCCCAATGCCACGGTGTTTAATCCAGACTGGCCACTGAATCCATCATAA
- a CDS encoding ABC transporter ATP-binding protein: MQDNIVRIEGLSHRYSKDWAVKDVSFEINKKGILGLLGSNGAGKSTTMNILCGVLSQTQGKVLIEGIDMRANPEEAKKRIGFLPQNAPLYLEQTVDEYLTFCAHLRLIDKRKVKEAVDTVKEKCGVAHFSNRLISNLSGGYRQRVGIAQALIHKPLLVVLDEPTNGLDPNQILEVRNLIKEIAADRAVIFSSHILSEIQATCQDIIMIEDGKIVFKDTMDAFNNYIEPDSLIATLGDPPAEAELRAINGIKDVEFLTEKTIRVRFEPAADIAENIVELSVLRKWRLKEITLEKSSLDAIFAQLSNKKSKPAIQ; this comes from the coding sequence ATGCAAGACAACATCGTTAGAATTGAAGGCCTGTCGCACCGCTACAGCAAAGACTGGGCGGTGAAAGATGTGAGCTTCGAGATCAATAAAAAAGGTATTCTGGGGTTGCTGGGTTCCAATGGCGCAGGCAAATCTACCACCATGAACATCCTTTGCGGGGTATTAAGTCAAACCCAGGGCAAAGTGCTGATAGAGGGTATTGATATGAGGGCTAACCCGGAAGAGGCCAAGAAAAGGATCGGTTTTCTGCCACAGAATGCTCCACTCTACCTGGAACAAACGGTGGATGAATACCTCACTTTTTGTGCGCATCTCCGGCTGATAGATAAACGCAAAGTAAAAGAAGCAGTAGATACGGTGAAGGAAAAATGTGGTGTAGCACATTTCAGTAACAGGCTCATCAGCAATCTTTCCGGTGGTTATCGCCAAAGGGTAGGGATTGCACAGGCACTTATTCATAAGCCGCTGCTGGTAGTACTGGATGAACCCACCAACGGCCTTGATCCCAACCAGATCCTGGAAGTACGCAACCTTATCAAAGAAATAGCAGCTGATCGTGCCGTGATCTTTTCTTCGCACATCCTTTCTGAAATACAGGCTACCTGCCAGGATATCATCATGATCGAAGATGGTAAGATTGTGTTCAAAGACACCATGGATGCTTTCAACAATTACATTGAACCGGACAGTCTCATTGCTACCCTGGGAGATCCACCGGCAGAAGCTGAACTAAGGGCTATCAATGGTATCAAAGATGTGGAATTCCTAACGGAGAAAACCATCCGTGTAAGATTTGAACCTGCGGCAGATATCGCTGAAAACATCGTAGAGCTGAGTGTTCTCAGGAAATGGCGTTTAAAGGAGATCACGCTGGAGAAGAGTTCACTCGATGCCATTTTTGCACAGTTATCCAATAAAAAATCTAAACCTGCCATACAGTGA